The genomic segment tgTGTATGCCCACAACAGTAACGGCAACATCACAGACACCCcctgccccaaacacacacacacacacacacacaaccagtaTGTGGGTATGTAGATTGGTATGTATGCCTATGACTGCCTGTTGCTGAGTAACAATAACCATGGCAACCACTTCATTCCAAAGAAAGGGGTGCCAGGGTTATTTCCAAAAACTTATGGAGGTTTCCAATAAAATGTCCTACTTCCTTACACCCTTTTTTCTTTCCTGCCTGTCTAGTGCTCAAATATCACACAACATGAGCTTCCAATATCAACTAGATAAAGTTTTTGATCAATCAAAATCAAGGTTTAGTGACAAATATTTAAAATGGCTTTAATGTGCCTCAATTCCTTCTTTTATGCTACCGATAGCTTTAATCAAAGGCAACTAATTGGCTGCCTATTAAACTTTCACATAAGTAGAGTGGGATGGGGCAATGTCTAAATCCTTATGGACCTGAGTGTATATCAAAGCAGAGTGTGATGGGGATTGGCTAACAACCATGCTGTCAAATACAAAGCAATCACAAATGTCTAGAGATCTCACACCTGGGCACTGCCCTGGTACCCTGCTCGCCTTTTATCTCTTAGACACCTCCCTTAgcaggttttatttttattttttgaggggGCACATACCCCTGGTAGGAGCCTTTGGAGTCAACATTAAAACTGCTTAAGGATCTTGCCTTGAATCCTTGAGATTTTCCAGGACAAGCTGGTGGATAGCGTTGTTGAGAAGAAAGAAATACACACCATCTTATACTGCCGTTACCACAACCTGGGTCAAAACGCAcagtagaaaatgaataaatgcttAGAAATTAACTACTTGAAATAAgcattgtggggaaaaaaaacatgccaggttattttgtttgtttgttttagtcaaCACAGAGCCAGAAATATCACAAACACATTCGAGATTGTGAACCCatttattaacaaaaaaaaagttcagatccAGACATTGTCACAGACATCACtgacaacacacaaacaaacgtTGACTGTTTTCTTATTTAATACTCAGCAAGTCTTTCGTACTAAGTCTGGACTACCAatcacacagtgcatccagaaagtgttcacagtgcttcattttttttccacattttgttacagccttattccaaaatagattaatttataaattcatttttttctcattatactactcagaacaccccataatgagaacattAAGATTTTTAGTatgattatttttgcaaatttattaaaaataatacaaaaaaaaaaaaaaaaaactaagaaatcacatgtacataagtattcatattctttgctcaatactttgttgatgcacctttggcagtaattacagcttcaagtcttcttgaatatgatgccacaagcttggtgcacctatctttgggcagttttgcccattcctctttgcagcacctctcaagcaccatcaggttggatggggagcgtcactgctcagccattttcagatctcttcagagatgttcagtcagattcaggtctgggctctggctgggccactcaaggacattcacagagttgtcctgaaaccactcctttgatatcttggctgtgtgcttagggtcattgtcctgctgaaagatgaactgtcaccccagtctgaggtcaagagcgctctggaacaagtttcatccaggatgtctctgtacattgctgcatccatctatctctcaatcctgactagtctaggagtacctgctgctgaaaaacatcaccacagcttgatgctgccaccaccatgcttcactgtagggatggtgcctggttactTCCCAACATgaagcctggcattcatgccaaagagttcaatctttgtctcatcagaccacagaattttgtttctcatggtccgagagtccttcaggtgccttttgttaaactctaggcaggctgccatgtgccttttacaggcctgattggtggattcctgGAAGAGTCTTGCTGGATATGAACGTCTTCTATTTaccgatgatggaggccactgtgctcattgagacctttaaagcagcagaaatgtttctgtacccttccccagatttgtgcctcaaaaaatcctgtctctgaggtctacagacaattcctttgacttcattcttggtttgtactctgacatgcactgtcaactgtaggatcttatatgtagacaggtgtgtgtctttaattaagctgtaggaacaccttaaggatgatcagtggaaacaggatgcacctgagctcaattttgagctttgtggcaaagCCTGTGaacatttatgtacatgtgattttttttagttttttatttttaataagtttgaaaaaaatctaaaaactttttcacattgtcattatgggatattgtgtgtagaatttagagggAAAAATTACTTTCATCCTTTtttaaataaggctgtaacataaattgtggaaaaactgaagtgctgtgaatactttccaggggcACCATATTCTTTTGTGTCCCATTGTTTGAGAACCTTTATAAACCTGAAACTATAAACACTAACTTTCAGTTTTAACCAAGGTTTTGATGTACTGACAAAATCCTTACCATGTTAAAGTGATACTTCCGTTCACGCTCTGCATGCATGCGTCATGAAAATCTAGTTATGACTTTTCAAGTAGAGTAGCAAAGTCAAACAAAAACTGGTTGCAAACACTGTAAAATTTTTGTGGATTTGCTCAGCATGTAACATCCTGACTCTTGCACTATCCAGTCATGAGTTGTCACTGCATACTAGTGAATCAATTTTCTGTCCCATATATTCAAGCAGTTTCCCATAATTAAGATTAATAGTGCCGCCTGCATATAAGCATTTATCCTGCCTCCCATTAGGTTGCAGCATTGTATACACCTGAATAACATGATAGCCAATGTAATCCATAATATATCAATGATATGACTGTAACCAAATACCCCAAATTGTTATGTTTATATTAATATTCAGTCATGTAACATTAGAGGTTTGTGAGTCATCATGTTAACAAAACTGCAGGAAATACTCACACTGAGGGTCTAAATTCTGCTTAGTGTACAGAATAGTAAATTAACAAAAAGACCTGCAAGTAATGGGCATAAAGCTCTCACAtctgaaaaacaaataaatgacaGCAGCAGTACTTACAGCTTTAACAAACCTGTCAGCGGTAGAGATTCTCCTTCATGCAAGTAGTTAAATTCAAATGACCAAGTGAGGAAAGCTGATAAAACAAACAGCATTAAGTGGTAAAGCCATTTTACACATAAAACATTCCATCATAAGCTTCCCAACACACCATGAATGTATGTCTGTAGATGACAACAGCTGtgtaaaataaactgaaaaaaatatttcaCAGCAAAGCGCTAGGTTTTAGGGGTCCAATCTTAATGATCAATAGTGCACTGTAGGAGTGGGCAGTACACACGCTCTAATATGCACAGCACAAGCACATTTGGGgcgtgtccaactccactttgcatAATCTGATTGCAAGAAAGCGCAGGGTGCATGGGGGTTGTATTTAGTTAGTAGATCTTGCGTGTGTCGGATGAAGCATGACTTAAACCAGATTGTCATCAGTCATCCGCAAAAGGAACCAAAGTGTACTAGAACCTGGCGTGCTGCCATTTAGATGGCAGACTCAAGTGAGAGAATTTCTGGTGAGTTCACAGATCTGCACGCAACATGTCAAAGTGCACCAGTggacagcagccaccaaagctccctgaggtgaagcacagatacaccaaggcaaagttttgtattttttccaTTACAATTGCTTTCAATAAAGTTTCACTGTATATAGACACAGAGCGTATGCACATCATGACCTATGTAAAGTGTATCTAAACATGGTACCACTTAAATAGGAGAAAAACTGTGGACTGTGCTGCCGCATGAAAGCAATCAATCATCACAGCTCTTGACTACACGTCATTTTAAGACCAGCACACTCATGGGAGCACAGGTGCACCTGCTATTTAAAGAACCTGGGTGCTGTATATGAAAATGACAAATGAATTAGACAGAAACTAATCAATGACACTTGTGCAGCATTGCGTGCTGCTTTGTACCGGGTGGAAGATGGGCACGAGGACTGTTCGATATCCAAAGCCAAGCAAAGCTCCCTGACCATTCACTAATGGCGATAATGGGTTTCACATCACATAAGAGCTTTCCAGGAAAGGTAACATTTTCTGAAAGACAACATACCTACAGAAAATAGTTCCTAAACGCAAAACCAAACAAGGGCCTTCACCAAACTTGCTGCAAGTTTGGGGACACTGAGATCCAACAGTATACGCTGTGAGGGCCCCTGGAAATAAATGAAAAGACAGAAAATTATAGCACTTGCCTCAGGCTGAAACAGGACTACACTGAGACAGAGCCAGTCCCTCACAGCATCGCTACGGGGAGAAGAGAAATCTGGGTTTTAGCACTGCAGCAATCCTGTGGATATTATGAAGCTGCACAAAGGCCAGACTGCTAGCACCACGTACAGAGCATCTATAAAATAATTCAACATACTGCCCACAAACAAAActcaactggaaaaaaaaagaaaatctgcaaaTGTTAGGTCAAATTGATTGTCTTCCAAATATGGTAGTTGTAATTGGAGTACAAACCTGCTGTGACGTCTCTTTATCCCCCACACTGTGTGCAAAGAAGAGTCTTCAGGTTTTGCCACATTTTATTACAACACATTACACAACCGTACATATATCATCTCATTTATGTACGTCATCTACTTAAGAAAGTGTTTCTGAAAGAAACTTAATGGAACATAACTTAAGTGTGAATGAATCCATAAACAGTCATCTGAAGCCCTCACCAAACAACGTTGGGGACACAAAGTCCAACAGCACCTAAGTGCTGTGAAGGCCTCactgtttcttttacaaaaaaaaaaaaaatgtatttacataaAACTTGCCTTGATAAAGGGTGGGTACTGCCCATAAGTCCAGCGCCTTCACAACACTACGAACCACATTTATTACACTTCTATACACCTAAATGAAACATGAGAAGGAAAAAAAGCCACAAAACAAAGAAGGTTGGAAACAACAGTTCAGGTTTGTTTGGTACAGTTTAAATATTTTCCATGCACTCTGTGACACTTTCATGGTTCTTTTGTCTTTTCCTCATAAGCAGAATAAACAGTATGGTGTGGTACTATGCTACCAGTACTTTCTATGAGCAGATCAGGACATTAGAAAAGGGTTAAACGTCCAAACCTATGGAAAAAGGAGAGCAGGCTTCAGTAGCGGCTTCCAGGAGACATGACGGGGGGTCTCATAGCCATGGGTGGCCGTGGAGGGGCTCCCTGATACCCAGAGGAAACCATAGGTGCTGCCTGCCCATACGGAGGGAGCCCTCCCGGGATGTAGCCTGGCAACCTATGGGGCTGACCACCATACTGACCTGTGCAAACATAACTTTGTCAGTTTTTTCCCCTAATGACAAATATGTACTTTCTTTGAGCTTcattcaaaaatgtttttttaacccCTCAGATTGTTTGGAATattagaaacaaaaaacaaatgtaaaaCTCATGCAGTCCCTTGACCACATTTTTTAACAATATGAAGAATTTATTAAGTGTTTTTAAATTCAGTAACATGTTAGCAGAAGGAGAAACCAGTGGCTGTTAAATCATCCTGCACATATCAGGCACTGTATCAGGTAGGACAGACATGACACCTGTGCCAAAAAGTATGTAATTCAAGGGTACAACTACCATAAGTAATATTTGAGACAAACTGGCGTTAAAGACTTGGGTTGCAAATTATAAATCAACAACACTCCCTGCCTGATGTGGAATAGTTTGTATGTGATTGTTTTGTGGACCACAATTTAAAACTAGAGCCCAACTAAATATTGGTTAGCCGATAACATCAGCCGTTATGAGCCTTTCAGAAACATACTGGGTATCTGTGTTATTCTTGcaaatatgaaaacttttattttgctgaataaacaatgcagaaaattaCTATTCAACTGTTGGAAATAGTCTCATGGTGATGATTCAATATTCCAAAGGCCCATTGGTCCAAAGCTGGCTGTAGAGACGCTACAtcccattagctacaagagacagtggCAAAGTGACTAGCTGCCATTAATTTCCAATCAGACTgggcattttacagtgacaagatgCAAGCGGTCTTTATACTGCCAGCTAGGTGGCTagcattttatgcaaatgctgagcgataTGACATGGTGACTGCACATCTGAGGTGAAGGCAATGTGATGCATGTTGGTTGATTGTATTTAGAGTTATTTAATATAAAGTTCATGTTTTAACtgcaagcctcaattacatttctatTTCATGAGGGTTGGATAACAAAATGATAGCAATCAATACCATTTTTAATGCATGCATCAGCATCGTAAATTTTTTACTCCCCCAATATTTGTATAGTACCAGAACCCAAAAAACTCCATACCAGCTGGGCTCTACTTAAAGCAAATCAGATTCCTTCATATCAACAATCATGTTCAAAATAACAACACTTGCTGAATCCATAAATTTTGGGCTTCTcaggtttgtttttaaatgtctacaCAATCAGGCTCCTATATTACTTAGTGATATGGTTAAATCTCTGCGCACTTGCTGCAACCCGAGTAGCCTCTATGGCACCTGCAAAAGATCTCTTTGGAAGACATCATTTGGGTAAACAGCTGTTACTGTTTAGGCAACCAAGACTCCTCTTAGCTATGGACCTCAAAATCAATCAGGACAGCTGACACAGATTTTAAAGCTTGAGCACACaagtatatataaataaatacagtacCTCTTTTTAGGTAATTGAATTTTTAAGTTGTTGGATCCTACATGTGGTTTTATAAAATgttatagtttatttgtgtattgCTATGGCATTTGATAAATTTGCTATTATTTGCTGTTTGCTGAGAGTccgatgttgatttggcacaggttttaagtCAGACGCCCTTCCTGGCATCTCCAGGTGTATAGGAAGAATGGTGCACAAGAACGCCACAAAAACAGGGACGTCCTTGTTGGGAAATTGCAAATATGTTACAGTCAGTTACGGAACCTCAGTGTACCCTGAGATTAACATTTACTCcaccaataataaaaacaataatttaaTGCATAAAATCTGGATTATTACTGAAGTAAAGCAGATGGTGCGTTACCAGGTACAGGTTGTCTCATGCCAGGCTGCTGAGGTGACATCAGAGCACCCATGGGAACCCCTGAGGGGGCAGAAACACTGGCCTGGCCTTGGTGGGGAATATTACACTGGTATCTGGGTAACTGAGCCCGCAGCTCTTCCTACAGAACACAGAAAGCAAACAAGCACAGAAATAAACTCACACTGAAATTCTGCAGCTCATAAGCAACATAAAAGAGTTAACCCATTTATTTAATGCATGCTGTTAAAACACTGACGTCTTTGCTACGGTTCTTAGCCACAATTCTCCTCAATATACTACTTACTGTAAAAACTACAAAGACTGATCATTGCAGCTGGGCTACTTACCAACGAAATATCCTCATCAGGGTGGATCAACTTACTGGTTGCACTGGAGGTGGTGAGGGtggcaggcttacttgtaataGTAGAGGGAGGTTTGGAGACAGTACTGCTGCCAGGACTGGGACTGGCCACAGAAGCTGTGGCCTGAGTGTAGGCTGGGAATGTGGGCTTTGAGGTGTCAGATGATGTGGATGCGGTTGGATGGGAAGAACCTGCCACTGTCTGCTGGCTCTGAGGGATGAGGGAGAGGAACACTTATAACAGTGCCAAAGACATGTCAACTTCACAGGAAGAAGTAATAGTCATAATTACAGGTAACCATAATTTGATTTTACTCTCATGACATAAGAATAAATTTGCTACAGGATTACTGAATTCATTACTCAGCATGCAGAACATGTGACTGGAGCTCAAGCAAGAAAATAAGTTGTGCATTTCACTTAAGGAACAGCGGTTCAATCCCTGCCAATGCCTGTCAGTATGTTGAAGTATTCTTCAGCAATACAGTGATCCACAATTTGCTAACGCTGTGCAGATCAACATCTTGCATGGAAGCTGCTTCTGGCACTGTGACCATTTCAATGCAAGTTTCGTGTAGCCTTGTAGAAATGGACTCTCCAAGATACTGCGACAAGCACTGTTCCTAAACCACATCTAATACTTTTAAATGAATACAAATAAGTGTGTAAATATGAACACTTGGTCACCTTGAAAAATCTGTCATTTCTTTTTTGGTGTCTTAGAGTTCATAATTTAACTAGTTTGCAAATCGGTTTATTTAAAAAGACACCCACAATGTAACAAAATTCTAGGGTCCCTGGCTACTGTATATTTGGTTAGCTGTCATAAGCTATAAATCAGTCATACACAGGTACAACCAAAACAGGTTAAAGTTTTCCTACTCCACCATTGTAAAAAGTACATACTGAAACTATTTTCGTTGAAGAATATAGCCCACAAAAACGTCCAAGATTATAGTTAGCTTTGTCTgagctgattttattttccattttTCACCACATAATTGGGACCATTTTAGTCAATCACATGCCAGTTGCCTTTGCAGTGAATATTCAGTTTTTTCAGTGAGTATACTCACTCATTCAtcctcaactgcttactccaattactcCGCCCAGATAAATGTTCTCTATTAAAATGAGTTGTAAGTTTgaaacatccatccattcattttctataccccaattaagggtcacagggctgatatttttttaaactgatattTCTTGACAAACATAcctaacaatttaaaaaaaaaaattttcattagATAACATGCTAAATGAGTAATACACTGTTATGATGCACATGTAAAAGCATCCTTATAAGTATTTAATAAAATTTCATTGGTGCTGCAGGACAAACTTATTCTGCAAAGCACGCTCCTGCCACACTATCCTAGTTACAAAATAACAATCCTAGCTTACACATTGGTAGATTCATCAGCATGCTAATACCATATTTCCagtacagttttatgacattctgTAGTTAaataaaatgcaaacaaaggcatGACACAGTTTATTCTAAGAAATTTTAAACAGTTGTTCCAACCTACATTGGACTGGTTTTAGTTCATCTGCCTTGAAATAAACTGCAATCTGCCcacatacattaaaagcaaagtgtGCAGATGTTTTTGTGCAGAACAGGCAGAAAGCTGCATACTTGAGATACGACAGGGAACAGAGCTTTAGGAGAAGCAGACTGAGAATCTGCACTCGACGAGACTGTACTTGCAACTTGACTGCCCATCTGTagcacagaaaaaaattaaacacagaaaataaataaagaaaataaccATGTTGGCAAACAAAAATTATGCTAGAAGGTCTTGTTTTAATCAATCTGTGCAGGATCAGGTATTACTTAAATATTCTTTTATCAAGAAGGAAGGAAACTGATGCTCTGCCTTAAGTATGCTTTATCAAAATAAAGACAGGGATGGAAACAAAGTGTTGATATTAGCTTTTACCTGTCCAGCAATGGGAAAAAGTGGTTTTGAAACATTAGGCCGAGCTGAGGGGGGCGTGGAAGCAGGAACAACAGGTCTAGTCAGTATATTTGGAGCAGGGGGAGCTTGAACCATAGGTGTCAATCTTGGACGGTGAGTTACTGGAGGAGGCATGCCTAAAAATCGAGATAAATTAAGTTTAGCAAGGAACATGCAAAAACTCATCCAATAGTGTCTAAGGCAAAGTAAAGAAATGATATGGAAACGAGGCTGTGTGTCAAGAGCTTGCAAAGCACCTGGAGGCATGCCTGGAATAATTGGTGGCATCATTCCACCCATGGGTACCATCCTAAATATATGAATAAAGATACCCAGGTTTAAATGTAGTTAGGATGAAAATTCTAAACATGTTAATCACATTCATTAATATAAATTCCTCACCCAGGTGGCATTCCTGGCATTACAGGGGGCATTCCTCGCATCAATGGCGGCATACCTGGTATCACTGGGGGAATTCCTAAAACATTAAGACCAAACTTTAGAATCTCATGCACGTTAACAAATGTGAAAGTGCAGTTTAAGTTATAAACAGTCTTTCACGGATGGAACCTGAATTTTAAAAAAGTACTGAGGCATAA from the Thalassophryne amazonica chromosome 16, fThaAma1.1, whole genome shotgun sequence genome contains:
- the LOC117527973 gene encoding BUB3-interacting and GLEBS motif-containing protein ZNF207-like, producing the protein MGRKKKKQMKPWCWYCNRDFDDEKILIQHQKAKHFKCHICHKKLYTGPGLAIHCMQVHKETIDGVPNAIPGRTDIELEIYGMEGIPEKDMEERRRVLEQKHQDTQKKKNQDDSDEYDDDDEPGPSFQQPAVGQAQTSYVPSMTQPAMALGSNAPGLPPGGYSGIPPVIPGMPPLMRGMPPVMPGMPPGMVPMGGMMPPIIPGMPPGMPPPVTHRPRLTPMVQAPPAPNILTRPVVPASTPPSARPNVSKPLFPIAGQMGSQVASTVSSSADSQSASPKALFPVVSQSQQTVAGSSHPTASTSSDTSKPTFPAYTQATASVASPSPGSSTVSKPPSTITSKPATLTTSSATSKLIHPDEDISLEELRAQLPRYQCNIPHQGQASVSAPSGVPMGALMSPQQPGMRQPVPGQYGGQPHRLPGYIPGGLPPYGQAAPMVSSGYQGAPPRPPMAMRPPVMSPGSRY